In the genome of Tsukamurella paurometabola DSM 20162, the window CCGGCGGCTGCATCTCCGCCGTGGGTGGCCGCGGCTACTTCTGCGACTACGTGCAGCAGTATCTGGCGCAAGCCGGGATCCCGAAGGAGCAGGTGGTGCGCGGCGGTTACACCATCCGCACCACCCTCGATCCCCGCGTGCAGGACTCCGTGCAGGCGGCGCTGAGCGCCACCGCGAGCCCCACCTTGTCGAACGTCGCGCAGGTCATGAACGTGATCAAGCCCGGCGATCAGTCCCACGACATCGTGGCGATGAGCTCATCGCGGGTCTACGGCCTGGACGTGGCGAAACGGCAGACCGTGCAGCCCGAGCCCTTCGCGCAGGTCGGCGACGGTGCCGGCTCGACCTTCAAGATCTTCACCGTGGCCGCGGCCATGGAGAAGGGCATGGGGCTGGACACCAATGTCTCGGTCCCGTCGACGGTATCCGTCAAGGGGATGGGCTCCGGTGGTCTACCGGGGTGCCCCGCCAACAGCTACTGCGTGAAGAACGCGGGCAACTACCCGTCGAACATGTCACTGACCCAGGCGCTGGCCACCTCGCCGAACACCCCGTTCGTGAAGATGATCGAGCAGGTGGGCGTGACCCCGGTGGTGGACATGGCGGTCAAGCTCGGCCTGCGTTCCTACACCCAGCCCGGTAGCTCGGGCTTCGGCAACGACAGTCTCGCCGACATGTTCAAGAAGCAGAACCTGGCATCGTTCACCCTCGGCCCGACCGCGGTCAGCGCGCTGGAGCTGACGAACGTGGCGGCCACGCTCGCATCCGGTGGCGTCTGGTGCCCGCCGAATCCGATCCAGTCGATCACCCAGCCCAAACGCAACAGCGACGGCATCCAGACCGTGGGTGCCGACGGCAGGCCCGAGACCACCCCGGTGCCGTTCAAGTCGGAGAAGTGCGAGCAGGTGATCGACAAGGGACTGGCAGACACCCTCGCGAACGCACTCAGCGCGGACGACCGCGGAGCGGGCACCTCGGCCGGTGCCGCGTCGCGGGCGGGCTGGACGTTGCCGCTCTCCGGTAAGACGGGCACCACCGAGACCTTCCGGTCGTCGGCGTTCCTGGCGTACACCAACCAGATGGCGGGTGCCAGCTACGTCTACAACGACGGTGACTCCCCCGGCCCGATCTGCACCAGCCCGCTGCGCCCGTGCGGCGAGGGCAACGTGTACGGCGGTAACGAGCCGGCCACCGCCTGGTACACGGCGATGCGGCCGGTGGCCACCCTGTACGGACCGATCGCGCTCCCGCCGGTGGATCCGAAGTTCAAGGACGGGTTCGGCCCCGGCAAGATCCCGAACATCATCGGGCTCAACGTGAACGCCGCCAAAGCGAGACTCGAGTCCGCCGGCTTCAAGACCACGGTGTCGTACGTCAACAACACGGCGCCGAAGGACACGGTGGTCTCCACATCGCCGTCGGGCTTCACGCAGCCGGGATCGACGATCACGCTGAACCTGTCGAACGGGATCGCACCGGCGCCCACGGTGCCGGTGCCCGGTGTGCAGACCGGTCCGGGCGGTACCACGATCACCATCCCGGGCTTCGGCCAGTTCACCATCCCGGGCGCAGGCGGTCAGGGAGGCGGCCCGGTACAGCCGCCGGCGCCGAACCCGCCGGGGAACTGACCGACGGCCTCATCGTGGCCGCCGAGACCGCGAAATTACCTGCTACCCCTACGAAGTGGAGCGGTTCAGCCGAGGTTCTCGACCAGCCGACTGATGCGCGCTTGGAGCCTGCGCAACTGCGTTCCCTGGTCATCGAGCCGGCGGGCGATCGAGTTCACGGCATCGCACGAGCCGGTCTCGTGCAGGCTGCGGGCGTCGATCAGGAGGTCGTCTCCCGTGCGGCCGACGGATGCGGCGATGAGGGTGAGCTGAGCGGTGAGATCGTCGAGTTCGCTGCGGACGCCTGCGAGCCCCATGCTGGTTCCCTTC includes:
- a CDS encoding penicillin-binding protein, whose product is MSKPGVIAKLAACVLVAGLLVAGILFPYVGGVGLISNRAADTVDNISSELLEGQVPEVTTVTDNTGAPIAYLYDQRRVQVPFDQISPNMVRSIISIEDKRFMEHDGVDYQGTLRAFLKNQSAGEVQQGASTLDQQYIKNYQLLVLARSDADRRAATETTPARKLREVRMALSLERTLTERAKQERGVDDAQAKLIAKEQILARYLNLVPFGNGAYGIEVAAQTYFGKRASQLSIPESAMLAGMVQSSSALNPYTNPQGVTDRRNLVLDTLVQNFPDKAAEYQAAKSAPLGVLPRPNTLPGGCISAVGGRGYFCDYVQQYLAQAGIPKEQVVRGGYTIRTTLDPRVQDSVQAALSATASPTLSNVAQVMNVIKPGDQSHDIVAMSSSRVYGLDVAKRQTVQPEPFAQVGDGAGSTFKIFTVAAAMEKGMGLDTNVSVPSTVSVKGMGSGGLPGCPANSYCVKNAGNYPSNMSLTQALATSPNTPFVKMIEQVGVTPVVDMAVKLGLRSYTQPGSSGFGNDSLADMFKKQNLASFTLGPTAVSALELTNVAATLASGGVWCPPNPIQSITQPKRNSDGIQTVGADGRPETTPVPFKSEKCEQVIDKGLADTLANALSADDRGAGTSAGAASRAGWTLPLSGKTGTTETFRSSAFLAYTNQMAGASYVYNDGDSPGPICTSPLRPCGEGNVYGGNEPATAWYTAMRPVATLYGPIALPPVDPKFKDGFGPGKIPNIIGLNVNAAKARLESAGFKTTVSYVNNTAPKDTVVSTSPSGFTQPGSTITLNLSNGIAPAPTVPVPGVQTGPGGTTITIPGFGQFTIPGAGGQGGGPVQPPAPNPPGN